A stretch of Planktothrix serta PCC 8927 DNA encodes these proteins:
- a CDS encoding CpeR family transcriptional regulator has product MLPPVARKKMEAWIRSRHLIFLDNFLIFETLDYSAIERFEACIASLNGTLISVAIKEKIWMGNHRQVILYQAKAYLDVPNHELKQYWIKYGAFYTRFDQRF; this is encoded by the coding sequence ATGTTACCTCCAGTGGCTCGAAAAAAAATGGAGGCTTGGATTCGGAGTCGCCATTTGATTTTTTTAGATAATTTTTTGATTTTTGAAACCTTAGATTATTCAGCGATTGAACGCTTTGAAGCTTGCATCGCTAGTTTAAATGGAACTCTAATTTCTGTGGCGATTAAGGAAAAAATTTGGATGGGAAACCATCGACAGGTGATTCTTTATCAAGCCAAGGCTTATTTAGATGTTCCTAATCATGAATTGAAGCAATATTGGATTAAGTACGGAGCATTTTATACTCGATTTGATCAACGATTTTAA
- a CDS encoding chromophore lyase CpcT/CpeT, translating into MSLILRFSRCIAGDFSNAKQTIADPKNFAHIRIFFRPLPFEFFQGIGFYSEQTYDYDLWSPYRQGLHRLVEQNDEIYIENYGIKDAYLYAGAGHNLDILRTLTPIVTERRYHCSMIFQPFGNGFQGRVEGNQCLIERNGRQTYLVSDVELTETTWVSLDRGMDINTDEQVWGSVHGPLRFEKRQSFADELPTQIE; encoded by the coding sequence ATGAGCTTAATTCTACGTTTTTCTCGATGTATAGCTGGGGATTTTAGCAATGCTAAACAAACGATTGCTGACCCTAAAAATTTTGCTCATATTCGGATTTTTTTTCGACCTTTACCCTTTGAATTTTTTCAAGGCATTGGTTTTTATTCTGAGCAAACTTATGATTATGATCTGTGGAGTCCTTATCGTCAAGGATTGCATAGATTAGTTGAACAAAACGATGAAATTTATATTGAAAACTATGGGATAAAAGACGCTTATTTGTACGCTGGAGCCGGACACAATCTGGATATTTTACGAACATTGACTCCAATTGTCACCGAACGTCGTTATCACTGTTCGATGATTTTTCAACCTTTTGGAAATGGATTTCAAGGACGGGTGGAAGGGAATCAATGTTTAATTGAACGCAATGGTCGTCAAACCTATTTAGTTAGTGATGTGGAACTCACAGAAACGACTTGGGTGAGTTTAGATCGAGGCATGGATATTAATACTGATGAACAGGTTTGGGGATCGGTACACGGCCCTTTAAGGTTTGAGAAACGACAAAGTTTTGCGGATGAACTTCCGACTCAGATTGAATAA
- a CDS encoding phycobiliprotein lyase, translated as MDIAEFVEQSLGRWRSQRSAHHLAFSHFEAVTSIIDIVPLEEQDSDVIALCHSYQIDPELATHPFRMTWEGESDWEEGNIIKGTTILVPIPDQNDFTKGQLLRDQGYAETIPSVGDYQINPEGVFTLLTPYDRAMAEERIWFATPNLRFRVSLIRTSAGTGVVTASFSSEIRDLKSE; from the coding sequence ATGGATATTGCTGAATTTGTTGAACAGTCTTTAGGACGATGGCGTTCACAACGGAGCGCTCATCATCTGGCTTTTAGTCACTTTGAAGCTGTTACTTCTATTATTGATATTGTTCCTTTAGAAGAACAGGATTCTGATGTAATTGCCTTGTGTCATTCTTATCAGATTGATCCTGAATTAGCAACTCATCCTTTTCGGATGACTTGGGAGGGAGAGTCAGATTGGGAGGAGGGAAACATCATTAAAGGAACAACGATTTTAGTTCCTATTCCTGATCAAAATGACTTTACAAAAGGTCAATTATTGCGGGATCAAGGCTATGCAGAAACCATTCCTTCTGTGGGAGATTATCAGATTAATCCAGAAGGAGTTTTTACGCTGTTAACGCCCTATGACCGAGCGATGGCTGAAGAAAGAATTTGGTTTGCTACTCCGAATCTGCGATTTCGAGTTTCATTAATTAGAACCAGTGCTGGAACTGGAGTGGTAACGGCTTCTTTTTCTTCGGAAATCCGAGATTTAAAATCGGAATAA
- a CDS encoding phycobilisome rod-core linker polypeptide encodes MTTLTPSFTSERLELRSNTTEEDLQVIIRAVYKQVLGNAHVLESQRNQTAESLLRNRDLTVRGFVRAIAQSELYKSLFFEPNSAYRFIELNCKHLLGRAPLDQAEISAHVQICIQQGYAAEIDSYLDSAEYLNNFGENCVPYPRSSTTQTGIKNVVFNRTMNLLGGAATSDSEHQSKLISSVATNLPQKIKVSSLGQGGAQEKRFRIVVTKGVNSMSKLANKTYCVSYSQLSQNIQNIQKTGGKILSITEVV; translated from the coding sequence ATGACAACTTTAACTCCAAGTTTCACATCAGAACGCCTAGAATTACGTTCTAATACGACAGAAGAAGATTTACAAGTGATTATCCGAGCCGTTTATAAACAGGTCTTGGGTAATGCTCATGTGTTGGAAAGTCAACGGAATCAAACGGCAGAATCTTTACTGCGAAATCGAGATTTAACCGTGCGGGGTTTTGTGCGGGCGATCGCTCAATCAGAACTCTACAAATCTCTGTTTTTTGAACCTAATTCTGCCTATCGGTTTATTGAGTTAAACTGTAAGCATTTATTGGGACGGGCACCGTTAGATCAAGCGGAAATTTCGGCTCATGTTCAAATTTGTATTCAACAAGGTTACGCAGCAGAAATTGATTCTTATCTCGATAGTGCAGAATATCTGAACAACTTCGGAGAAAATTGTGTTCCCTATCCTCGCAGTAGTACCACACAAACGGGGATTAAAAATGTTGTCTTTAATCGGACAATGAATTTATTAGGTGGTGCCGCCACCAGCGACAGTGAACACCAATCTAAATTAATTTCCAGCGTCGCCACCAATTTACCTCAAAAAATCAAGGTGTCTTCCTTGGGTCAAGGTGGCGCTCAAGAAAAGCGGTTTCGGATTGTGGTAACAAAAGGCGTAAATTCGATGTCAAAACTGGCGAATAAAACCTATTGTGTCAGTTATTCCCAACTGTCTCAAAATATTCAAAATATTCAAAAGACTGGGGGTAAAATTCTCAGCATTACTGAGGTGGTTTAA
- a CDS encoding phycobilisome rod-core linker polypeptide translates to MGVVVDAPVELRTVSCSDEISTVIRAVYKQVLGNPHVMESERLVTAESQLANGSISVREFVRQVAKSEFYRSRYFESCAPYRFVELNFKHLLGRAPSCQAELSEHIRRCIEEGYDAEIDSYLDSQEYQDLFGEMIVPYYQGAKTQVGQKQVNYNRTLSLYQGYAGVDSAFTNSRLVEAVATNSGNKIQLPSSGGRLGGYQDATEKTFKIIVKGSKFDAPRRFSNTVYVVSGGNMTPQIQRIHRSGGKIISINEVS, encoded by the coding sequence ATGGGCGTTGTTGTCGATGCTCCCGTAGAACTGCGGACAGTGAGTTGTTCCGATGAAATTTCGACGGTGATTCGGGCTGTTTACAAACAAGTTTTAGGCAATCCCCATGTTATGGAGAGTGAGCGGTTGGTGACAGCCGAATCTCAACTGGCAAATGGCAGTATCTCTGTGCGGGAATTTGTGCGTCAAGTGGCGAAATCGGAGTTTTATCGGAGTCGTTACTTTGAGTCCTGCGCCCCTTATCGGTTTGTGGAACTCAATTTTAAACATTTACTGGGTCGCGCTCCCAGTTGTCAAGCCGAACTCTCAGAACATATCCGTCGTTGTATTGAGGAAGGATATGATGCTGAAATTGATTCCTATCTCGATAGCCAAGAATATCAAGATCTGTTCGGAGAAATGATTGTTCCCTATTATCAAGGGGCAAAAACTCAGGTGGGACAAAAACAGGTCAACTATAACCGTACTCTGTCTTTATATCAAGGCTATGCGGGAGTTGATAGTGCTTTTACGAATTCTCGCTTGGTGGAAGCGGTGGCTACAAACAGTGGCAATAAAATTCAGTTGCCTAGTTCTGGCGGCCGTTTAGGGGGTTATCAAGATGCCACAGAAAAGACGTTTAAAATTATTGTCAAGGGGTCTAAATTTGACGCTCCCCGTCGGTTTAGCAATACCGTTTATGTGGTTTCTGGCGGGAATATGACTCCCCAAATTCAGCGCATTCATCGGAGCGGTGGCAAGATTATTAGCATCAATGAAGTTTCCTAA
- a CDS encoding phycobilisome linker polypeptide: MVFGPASQLGVSLYEDTPPVEMILGRSEEDAEAVICAVYRQILGNAYVMESERAIVPESQFKRGELSVREFVRAVAKSDLYRVRFFESCPRYRSIELNFKHFLGRAPRDLEEMRAHSTLLDTQGFEAEIDSYLDSDEYQNAYGENFVPYYRGYKTQPGQTMVGFTHFFALARGASSSDLKGSLAGKASVLNRYVIQKTPLAVIPPSGGAMGNGWSFQDPTGSARTRHGAGASEGGKVYRIEVTGYSSPGKVNRVSKFRRSNQVFLVPFEKLSQEYQRIHQQGGVIASITPIS; encoded by the coding sequence ATGGTTTTTGGGCCAGCATCCCAACTGGGCGTGAGTCTATACGAAGACACCCCCCCGGTAGAAATGATTCTCGGACGTTCTGAAGAAGATGCCGAAGCCGTGATTTGCGCGGTTTATCGGCAAATTCTGGGCAATGCCTACGTCATGGAGAGTGAACGGGCCATCGTCCCCGAATCTCAATTTAAGCGGGGAGAATTGAGTGTCCGTGAATTTGTCCGCGCTGTTGCCAAATCTGACTTGTATCGCGTTCGCTTTTTCGAGAGTTGTCCGCGTTATCGGTCTATTGAACTCAATTTCAAACATTTTCTAGGTCGCGCCCCTCGGGACTTAGAAGAAATGAGAGCACACAGCACCCTGTTAGATACCCAAGGGTTTGAAGCGGAAATCGACTCCTATCTCGATAGCGACGAATATCAAAACGCCTACGGCGAAAACTTCGTTCCTTACTATCGGGGTTATAAAACTCAACCCGGTCAAACAATGGTTGGGTTTACCCATTTCTTTGCTCTGGCGCGGGGCGCGTCCAGTAGTGACCTCAAGGGCAGTTTGGCGGGGAAAGCATCGGTGCTGAATCGATATGTGATTCAAAAAACCCCCTTAGCTGTAATTCCTCCCTCTGGGGGTGCAATGGGCAATGGTTGGTCTTTCCAAGACCCGACCGGAAGCGCTCGCACCCGTCATGGAGCCGGGGCGAGCGAAGGCGGCAAAGTTTACCGCATCGAAGTCACGGGTTATAGCTCCCCTGGGAAAGTTAACCGGGTGTCGAAGTTCCGTCGCAGTAACCAAGTTTTTTTGGTTCCCTTTGAAAAACTGTCTCAGGAATATCAGCGCATTCACCAACAAGGCGGCGTGATTGCCAGTATTACTCCGATTAGTTAA